The proteins below come from a single Hirundo rustica isolate bHirRus1 chromosome 6, bHirRus1.pri.v3, whole genome shotgun sequence genomic window:
- the CHGA gene encoding chromogranin-A has product MSRPELLAVLLLAVPAVSLPVTNDMNKGDTKVMKCIVEVISDTLSKPNPLPISEECLETLRGDERIISILRHQNLLKELQEIAAQGANERTQQQKKNSGFEDELSEVLESQNDKNKQRDAAGERPEEEQPTGSLAELAAQKPQQNEDSREEGKNSLEEREPRPQDTDLVEKEDQEGAESNDIRDTEDTHRNKVLDNHIGKNFSEDEQQQQVDEEEEPRGSRDSLELEDEGEEPSRKGQEHSKQVAGERVEREDDGDEAAEEDPTEAERSLDLAEEDEEAEEMQGGDNNDDELGFGKDVRSSEEEEEEEDEEQPRALRGGRHRLEDEGMQGEEDTFQPRDAKSDEMEEESSREWEDTKRWNKMDELAKQLTSKKRTEENDSEEDPDRSMKKTFRSRKYAFSSPEEDVRRSWKRHSKEDSSEGGFPLAPMPEEKKDEEGSANRRTEDQELESLAAIEAELERVAHKLHELRRG; this is encoded by the exons ATGAGCCGCCCAGAACTGCTCGCCGTCCTGCTCCTGGCCGTGCCGG CCGTCTCCCTTCCTGTGACAAATGACATGAATAAAGGCGACACTAAG gtGATGAAGTGCATTGTAGAGGTCATCTCCGATACTTTATCTAAGCCAAACCCCCTGCCGATCAGTGAGGAATGCCTAGAGACTCTCCGAGGAG ATGAACGAATTATTTCTATACTTCGCCACCAAAACTTATTGAAGGAACTTCAGGAAATTGCTGCTCAAG GTGCCAATGAGAGAactcagcagcagaagaaaaatagcgGCTTTGAGGACGAACTTTCCGAAGTCCTTGAAAGTCAGAACGACAAGAACAAGCAGAGAG ATGCAGCAGGGGAGCGCCCTGAAGAGGAGCAGCCCACAGGGtccctggctgagctggcagcacagaagCCCCAGCAAAATGAAGACTCAAGAGAGGAGGGCAAAaacagcctggaggagagggaacCCAGGCCACAGGATACAGACCTTGTTGAGAAAGAGGATCAGGAGGGAGCTGAGAGCAATGACATCAGGGATACAGAGGATACCCATAGAAACAAAGTTTTGGACAACCACATTGGCAAAAATTTTAGTGaggatgagcagcagcagcaagtcGATGAAGAGGAGGAGCCCAGAGGCTccagggacagcctggagctTGAAGATGAGGGAGAAGAGCCATCCAGGAAGGGCCAGGAGCACAGCAAGCAGGTAGCAGGGGAGCGTGTGGAGCGGGAGGATGATGGAGATGAAGCTGCAGAGGAGGACCCTACTGAAGCAGAGAGGTCACTCGATTTGgctgaggaggatgaggaggctgaggagaTGCAGGGAGGTGACA ATAACGATGATGAGCTGGGATTTGGAAAAGATGTACGGAGCtctgaagaggaggaagaagaggaggatgaagagCAGCCCCGGGCGCTGAGAGGAGGAAGGCATCGCCTGGAGGATGAGGGGATGCAGGGAGAAGAGGACACCTTTCAGCCCAGGGATGCCAAAAGCGATGAGATGGAGGAGGAGTCCTCCAGGGAATGGGAAGACACCAAGAGGTGGAACAAAATGGATGAGCTGGCCAAGCAGCTGACATCAAAGAAGCGCACGGAGGAAAATGATAGTGAGGAAGACCCAGACAGGTCCATGAAAAAGACATTTAGGTCCCGCAAGTATGCCTTCAGCAGTCCCGAGGAAGATGTGAGAAGGTCATGGAAGCGTCACTCGAAGGAGGACAGCAGTGAAGGAGGCTTTCCACTTGCTCCTAtgcctgaagaaaagaaggatgaGGAAGGCAGCGCTAACAGGAGAACAGAG gaccaggagctggagagcctGGCCGCCATCGAGGCCGAGCTGGAGCGCGTCGCCCACAAGCTGCACGAGCTGAGGCGAGGCTGA